The region agagagtaggatgtgcagaagacgacCTTCCAaacacgttatggtcattacgagtttgtggtgatgctctTCAAGCTCACCAATCCTCTAGCCATATtgtattcatggacctcatgaatcgcatATGAtgagcatctgagggaggtattggagaccctgaggaggaaAGACTATATgggaagttctccaagtgtgagttctggttgcgcgaggtttagtttctggggcaccttgtcaaccaaaacggtattctggtcgatccggccaaggttgagacggtgatgagatgggaggttccaaagtctccaactgagattcagagtttccttggattgACAGGCTactatagaatatatatatatatatatatatatatatatatatatatatatatatatatatatatatatatatatatatataccctaataAATGAGGATGATTTTGTCACATGTCCTTCTCTCATGCATTTGACcatatgtcattttgtcataattttgagatatatttattttccatttgtcatttatttcaattttcgtttccaatatatcattaatttagtttccataaattaaaccaaccataatgattattaatttcaaatttcgaaTTTaacttcaaataaatttacaatttaaacctttatgtttacCATTTTGTTATAATTAGCTAGTTTAGTACACGAGTCTGATAACTAAactcataattttaatttatttattttttgcatgttttgtcctcataattttcacttatttcaaattttaaattcaaataaatttactatttaatcgttcgtacgtagcattttgttttaatcaacccgtataatatacgggtctcacaactagcattttgttttaatcaacccatataaatttactatttaatcGTTCGTACTTAGCATTTTGTTTGATTGCTTTACTGAAATCATTATTATGTTGTCGATGAAAAAAATCAAGGTTCTATATAATGTAAAGCGTGATTTGGCGGCAATGTCAAACCTTAAGTTTTAACGAGTCTTGATGGATCACGTCGTTTGTAAGACGTGATTTAAGGTgacaattttgtatataattaataattttatatgtatttttttaatattattcatttatatatacatatatgacttAAGACAATAATTTGTTAAAGTTTGACGACATATAAAAGCTTTCAAGTCATGGCGCGCCATGACAAGCTTTTTAGAATCTTGGAAAAAACACataactaaaaataaattaaatcaaTTAGTTTTAGAAATACCAATAATTGTTTATAAAATGAAAACAACCAAAATCCAAAAGTAAAGAAAAAACCATCTTAAAAAGCAAAGAAAAAAACATAACCAAAAAACGAATCTAACCATAAAACGAAACTGAAAAAATAtggaaaaacaaaaaattataacTCAAAATTTCGATTTCTATTAAAAATAAAACCAATAACCCAAAAGTAGAAAGTAGAAACAAAAACAACTAAAGTGGATTGTAGAACCAGAAACTAACTAAACATTGGATGGACCTTTAAAGTGGatttcgtttatttaataaatgaacaaaTTAAAATAGGATTTGCCTTGtaattataaaatataacttttagGGATATTAACTTGTAAGCCACTACTTATTTGTATGTTCGATATACCATTGAAGTTATTATAATTGCTCAAAAAATATCAAAGATATAGTCGGTTATATCGGTTTCTAGTGTTGTTTCCGACCAAATATGAGTTTTCCGGTCAAATATGAATTTTCTGGTCTTCTTCAACGATTTTCCGGTGAATTTTACGAGTTCTTCAAGGCCACacattttttcaaaaacaaaaaccctTTAACTAAATGTGTACATTGTTCATTGAGTGTGGTTCATTTTTTAAGtttgttcttgaaatttttgaAGTTCGTTTGTTcatttgttcttgaaatttttAAAGTTCGTTTGTTCATTTCTTCAGGTCATTCTTTAGATACTACAGATTGTTTTTTCATCAGATTTGCCATTCTCAGTGTGGTTCACACCAAATCTGAAAAACCGTTTATCAAATTTCTTGAGAAGATATCATATTTGTCCGCAAAAttcatataagttataatataaaaatttgtaaaaaatcaaaatttagttACCATCCATTTCAACAAGATTTAGAAAGTATATTTCTTACTGTTATATAAATGAAcgaatttcttttataaaatatatatattcaatgaACGAATGAAACATagctgcagcagcagcagcatattataaaaataaacaaataaataaaacatacaaaattaatttaatataattttaaatctcTTTCTTCAACACAAGCCCTAAACTTGGAAGGGTGGTGACCACACCGGCTTAGAGTTCTCCTCCGCCTGTACCTTCCCGCCGGTCCGGCTGCCTTCAACAAAAGCATAATACCTCAAGAAGAAAGCAAGAGTCAAAACCAACCATTCCAAACAGAACATCAAAACACAGAGCCCACCGGCCATCTTCAATATCACCGCCGCATCATCCTCCCTCACATACGATTTCAACGCCGCCAAGAAATTCGAAGTCGTCGTGAAAATCAGAACAGATACAGATCCCTGGAAAATCGCGGTGAGGACAGTGGCCACCATGTGGGCTGCATACCACTTGTTTGACCCGGCAGACACCGCGTTGCAGCCTGAGATGGCTCCGGCGATGGTGATGATATGGAGGAGGACAAGCAGTCCGCCGGAGACGGAGGGGAAAAGGCGGAGGGAGAGTGTGAGGAAGATGCAACTGGAGGCTGCCCCCAGTAAGATGTAATTGCTGATGAGAAAGAGTTTGTGGGTCTTGTAGTGTGAGTGAGCGTCGCTTGAGAGACCCATTTGCTTAAACTTGTTAATTTTTCCGGCGAGCGGTGGCGGTGTAATTACAGTTGCGGCGATGGGATGTTAGATGGTGTTGAAGAGAAGGATTTGTTTGACGGTAACGGTgtctgtgtgtgtatatatagatAGGTAGATACAGAGACATTGAGGACCGTTGGTCTGATAACGGCTAGTTGGAGAAATAGTTGTCCAACGGCTATGAAGAAGATTCTTGTAATTTGTTTCTTTTTCTAAGAAGAAAGGGTTGTCTACCTTTTCAAATTGACGCTCAAATGACACATTTTATATAGACTTCAAAAAAACTATTAAGGAAATTTTGAGAAAATCCGttacatttatatatatttttattgaaaatccattattttattttttctttcagAGAATCATTGATGTTAATAGATACtttatgaaaaattattttgaacatGTTTGTAGCTAAATCAAAGGACTAGCGGTAGGACAGTTATCATCAGGGCCGGCCCAAGGGCTGGGCGAGCTGGGCCATGGCCCCGGACATCACAATAATAGGGGCATTAGATTTGGTCCACTTATTAGAGATCTAATATTATTTTGGCCTAAATTTTGATCCACCAAGTCCAAGTGAGTCCGGTAGTAGGTTATCACAATATCGACAAAAGAAAACTAGGACGGAGGGCCCAATTTCAAACATCAGAAGACGAGGAGACGACCTTGCTTCACGCTACTTAAGGAAACGAGGCGACATGACTATTTCACGAAATCAGACTCTGTCGTTGCCCCTCATACCTGCTATCATCGATGGATTTAAATGACTGCTATTGGTATTTGTTGGACAATCTCGAATTGGGAAGTTTAAAGTGTAATGTTATTTGGGCTATTTGACCTTTTTGTCATTCACTCTACTCCTGGTATACTTTCGCTTCTTTGGTGGGGCTGCTGTTGCCctctgtttgtttgtttgttttttttttttgggcgGCGAAATGACAAAGGTGGTTTAATGAAAATTTTGCACCTTATTATCTTGTATTTTAAACTGATGTTGCTCGGAAACTTCCTTAAAAATTGGACTTATTTGCCTCTTGATGATTGCAGATTTCTAACGAGTTTCTTGGAAGTTCTTGTGCTTTGTTGAAGTGGTAAATATGGAGTTTTGACCATTATGCCCTTGTCCATTATAATAGTTGATGTTGTCATATTAGCTTTTAAAAGAATTTATGGTGTAACAGTTGGTATTTGCTATTCTTTTTTACAATCAAATCAAAACTTGATTGGTATTTTTTGTGAGGCTTTAAGAGTTTATTGCTATTATTTTATGGTTGAAGATTCGACTACCTAACCTGCAACACTAGTTACCTCTCAAATTGGCATTCTCTTTTTCGCACTTTAATGTTTCTATATATTTTGAGTAATTGATTGAACTTGTTGTATCTTTGTTCAACTTGCGGTTGTCTTTTTTATTTCTATATATTTGTT is a window of Lactuca sativa cultivar Salinas chromosome 1, Lsat_Salinas_v11, whole genome shotgun sequence DNA encoding:
- the LOC111885967 gene encoding uncharacterized protein LOC111885967, with protein sequence MGLSSDAHSHYKTHKLFLISNYILLGAASSCIFLTLSLRLFPSVSGGLLVLLHIITIAGAISGCNAVSAGSNKWYAAHMVATVLTAIFQGSVSVLIFTTTSNFLAALKSYVREDDAAVILKMAGGLCVLMFCLEWLVLTLAFFLRYYAFVEGSRTGGKVQAEENSKPVWSPPFQV